The following proteins are encoded in a genomic region of Bacteroidota bacterium:
- a CDS encoding ABC transporter substrate-binding protein, protein MYISKNNYINILVLVSFLATACFTKNSKPTETTAEKDISNEYANYFQIIQNDSNTIVFKTKSTLNKQTTYHIGNFKKSYLSNDTFYIPKQIKKIICLSTLYASYLDNLQSLETVVGIDNSNYVFNQSLLNKIEQGDVSEVGETGNLNLEKIISLKPDLIITYGNESNANPYQKLTENNIPILYVYDYLENHPLGRAEWLKVFGLLTNKYDSAENKFNQIKNRYLNVKTIAEKATKKPTVFFEIALSDVWYMPGGKSYLSNLANDAGANYIWKDDAETGSLKLSIEEVMQKAHKADYWLNQHYSKSLNDLLQLNKKYNIFESFKNKNVYNNILKVNVKGGNAFWENGLIHADSLLTDAVKIFHPELLPQHNLVYYKKLE, encoded by the coding sequence ATGTATATATCAAAAAACAACTATATCAACATCCTTGTACTTGTTTCATTTCTTGCAACAGCATGCTTTACTAAAAACTCCAAACCCACTGAAACAACAGCAGAAAAAGACATTTCAAATGAATATGCAAACTACTTTCAAATTATACAAAACGACTCAAATACAATAGTTTTTAAGACAAAATCTACATTAAATAAGCAAACTACCTATCACATTGGAAATTTTAAAAAATCGTATTTGTCAAACGACACTTTTTATATTCCGAAACAAATAAAAAAAATAATCTGTTTATCTACTCTATACGCTTCGTATTTAGATAATCTTCAATCACTAGAAACGGTTGTAGGTATTGACAATTCAAATTATGTATTTAATCAATCTCTTTTAAATAAAATAGAACAGGGTGATGTAAGTGAGGTAGGAGAAACAGGAAATTTGAATCTAGAAAAAATAATAAGTCTGAAACCCGATTTAATAATTACATACGGAAATGAATCGAACGCAAACCCTTATCAAAAATTAACGGAAAACAATATTCCAATTTTATATGTATATGATTATCTCGAAAACCATCCACTGGGTAGAGCTGAGTGGTTAAAAGTATTTGGGTTGCTTACTAATAAATACGATTCTGCAGAAAACAAGTTTAATCAAATAAAAAACAGGTACTTGAATGTAAAAACAATTGCAGAAAAAGCAACAAAAAAACCAACCGTATTCTTTGAAATTGCCTTAAGCGATGTTTGGTATATGCCTGGAGGGAAAAGTTATTTAAGTAACTTGGCCAACGATGCAGGAGCCAATTACATTTGGAAAGATGATGCAGAAACCGGAAGCCTGAAACTATCTATAGAAGAGGTTATGCAAAAGGCTCACAAAGCAGATTATTGGCTAAACCAACATTATTCAAAATCATTAAACGACTTACTACAACTAAACAAGAAGTACAACATTTTTGAATCGTTTAAAAATAAAAATGTATACAATAATATTTTAAAGGTAAATGTAAAAGGCGGAAATGCATTTTGGGAAAATGGGCTAATTCATGCAGACTCGCTGCTTACAGACGCTGTTAAAATTTTTCATCCTGAATTACTACCTCAACATAATTTAGTATATTACAAAAAGCTTGAATAG
- a CDS encoding PUR family DNA/RNA-binding protein, protein MQEGFDNHESNGREKRDEIFSKAVRAGKRTYFFDVKSTKSNDYYLTITESKKRFGEDGKFFYEKHKVFLYKEDFEKFTDGLTEAIDEIKKLSPGVATRSESNSGDTKVESYTNVDFDDLDK, encoded by the coding sequence ATGCAAGAAGGATTTGACAACCATGAATCTAATGGGAGAGAAAAAAGGGATGAGATATTCTCAAAGGCTGTTAGAGCAGGGAAAAGAACTTACTTTTTTGATGTAAAGTCAACAAAAAGTAATGATTATTATTTAACCATTACTGAGAGTAAAAAACGTTTTGGCGAAGACGGAAAGTTTTTTTACGAAAAACACAAGGTGTTTTTGTATAAAGAAGATTTTGAAAAATTTACAGATGGCTTAACAGAAGCAATTGACGAGATAAAAAAATTATCTCCTGGTGTAGCTACTAGATCTGAGTCTAATTCAGGCGATACGAAAGTAGAATCATATACCAATGTAGATTTTGATGATTTAGATAAATAG
- a CDS encoding TonB-dependent receptor produces the protein MKNYIFFCLFIAIYITTKAQNNADTTSLPKTVGLNEIIISANKTEETPKTVSQQVQILTSKDIANLQAQSTADLMVNTGNVFLQKSQQGGGSPVLRGFEASRVVLVVDGVRMNNLIYRAGHLQNIVTLDNNSLDKIEVLYGPSSTIYGSDALGGVIHMFTKKPMLASDDKTTNIKVNLLSRYGSVNKEIANHIDFNFGTKKFGSLTSFTYSKFGDLMGGRNQNPFYTTSYGERPFYVQRINSKDSLVKNSNRYLQVGSAFSQYDFVQKFSFQQTEKLSHGLNIQYSNSTDVPRYDRLTDPKGAGLNSAEWYYGPQKRLMAAYDMNLKKPEGSFNTIHFGLNYQAIEESRHNRNFSGGSKNFRNSRIENVHVIGANLDFQKIVNTHNFRLGVDMQLNSLTSTASKKDIVADTIGKLDTRYPDGENTMNNFGVYLSHTWQINEQLTLNDGIRVGYSMLHSTLIDTALLFHLPYTNIEQKTPTYSGSIGLIHVPSDDLKLSLTFSTGFRVPNVDDGTKIFGSTPGMVIVPNVKLKPELTYNYELGITKIFNEKAQWENFVYYTHFTNLIKVDAAKFNGQDSIIYDGNKSKVYSSVNKGSAYIYGFSSNMRSKLSDNLFASIVINYTYGRVKTDSMDSPLDHIPPFMARASLTYTHKKFSSDFFVNYNGWKRMKDYGGGEDNPQYATKDGMPAWFTANIRASYKAHKYITLQLGVDNIFDTQYRHFASGINGAGRNVFFAIRGNF, from the coding sequence ATGAAAAATTATATATTTTTTTGCTTGTTCATTGCTATATACATCACTACAAAAGCACAAAACAATGCAGATACAACATCTTTACCCAAAACAGTTGGGTTAAATGAGATTATTATTTCCGCAAACAAAACAGAGGAAACCCCAAAAACGGTATCACAGCAAGTGCAAATACTCACCTCAAAAGACATTGCAAATTTACAAGCACAATCTACCGCAGATTTGATGGTAAATACAGGAAATGTGTTCTTGCAAAAAAGTCAACAAGGCGGAGGAAGCCCTGTCCTTAGGGGTTTCGAGGCAAGTCGTGTAGTGCTTGTAGTTGATGGAGTAAGAATGAATAACTTAATATATCGTGCAGGACATTTACAAAACATTGTTACGCTTGATAATAATTCGTTAGATAAGATTGAGGTGCTTTATGGTCCCTCTTCTACTATTTATGGAAGCGATGCTTTGGGAGGAGTCATACATATGTTCACCAAAAAGCCTATGCTTGCATCTGATGATAAAACAACAAATATAAAAGTAAATCTATTGTCGCGCTATGGAAGCGTTAATAAGGAAATTGCCAATCATATTGATTTTAATTTTGGAACAAAAAAATTTGGCTCGCTAACATCCTTTACCTACTCTAAGTTTGGCGATTTAATGGGGGGACGAAATCAAAATCCATTTTATACAACAAGCTACGGAGAACGTCCCTTTTACGTACAAAGAATAAATAGTAAAGATTCTTTAGTAAAAAACAGCAATCGTTATTTACAAGTAGGAAGTGCTTTTTCGCAATATGATTTTGTTCAAAAATTTTCATTCCAACAAACCGAAAAACTATCACACGGCTTAAATATCCAATACTCTAATTCAACAGATGTTCCCCGTTATGACCGCTTGACAGATCCCAAAGGTGCTGGATTAAATTCTGCGGAATGGTATTATGGTCCACAAAAGCGTTTAATGGCTGCCTATGATATGAATCTAAAAAAACCTGAGGGCTCATTTAACACGATACATTTTGGCTTAAACTATCAAGCTATTGAGGAAAGTCGGCACAACAGAAATTTTTCAGGAGGCAGCAAAAACTTCAGAAATAGCCGAATTGAAAATGTACATGTAATTGGAGCTAATCTTGACTTTCAAAAAATTGTTAACACTCATAACTTCCGATTAGGGGTGGATATGCAACTAAATAGCCTTACATCAACCGCTAGCAAAAAGGACATTGTAGCTGATACAATTGGCAAACTAGACACTCGCTACCCCGATGGAGAGAATACAATGAATAATTTTGGAGTCTATCTATCCCACACATGGCAAATCAATGAGCAACTTACTTTAAATGATGGGATTCGTGTAGGATATTCAATGCTACACTCTACGCTAATTGATACAGCACTGTTGTTTCATCTTCCTTATACGAATATCGAGCAAAAAACACCAACATATTCAGGAAGTATTGGGCTCATTCACGTTCCGTCTGATGACTTGAAACTTTCATTAACATTTTCGACAGGCTTTCGTGTGCCTAATGTAGATGACGGAACAAAAATTTTTGGCTCGACACCTGGAATGGTAATTGTTCCGAATGTTAAATTAAAACCGGAGCTTACTTATAACTACGAATTAGGCATTACAAAAATATTCAACGAAAAAGCACAGTGGGAAAACTTTGTGTACTATACTCATTTTACTAATTTAATAAAAGTTGATGCAGCAAAATTTAACGGACAAGATTCAATTATATACGATGGTAATAAGAGCAAGGTTTACTCTTCTGTCAATAAAGGATCTGCATACATCTATGGTTTTTCATCTAACATGCGCTCTAAATTAAGTGATAATCTTTTTGCTTCGATAGTGATAAATTATACATACGGACGAGTGAAAACCGACAGCATGGATTCTCCTCTTGACCACATTCCTCCTTTTATGGCGCGCGCATCACTCACATATACTCATAAAAAATTTAGCTCCGATTTTTTTGTGAATTACAACGGTTGGAAACGAATGAAAGATTATGGTGGTGGTGAAGATAATCCGCAATACGCAACAAAAGACGGAATGCCGGCATGGTTTACTGCAAATATTAGGGCCTCTTACAAAGCTCATAAATATATCACCCTTCAATTGGGTGTCGACAATATTTTTGACACGCAATACCGCCACTTTGCAAGTGGTATTAATGGAGCGGGTAGAAATGTATTTTTTGCTATACGAGGAAACTTTTAA
- a CDS encoding HU family DNA-binding protein, whose translation MNKAELIDSIASEAKLTKADAQRALDGFINATTKALKKGDRVALVGFGSFSVAKRAAREGRNPQTGKTIKIAAKKVAKFKAGAELAKVVNK comes from the coding sequence ATGAACAAAGCAGAATTAATCGATTCAATCGCTTCTGAAGCGAAATTGACAAAAGCTGATGCTCAAAGAGCATTAGATGGTTTTATCAACGCAACTACAAAAGCTCTTAAAAAAGGAGACAGAGTAGCTCTAGTTGGTTTCGGATCTTTTTCAGTTGCTAAAAGAGCAGCAAGAGAAGGTAGAAATCCTCAAACTGGAAAAACTATCAAAATTGCAGCTAAAAAAGTTGCTAAATTTAAAGCTGGTGCTGAATTAGCTAAAGTAGTTAACAAGTAA